The Acinonyx jubatus isolate Ajub_Pintada_27869175 chromosome E3, VMU_Ajub_asm_v1.0, whole genome shotgun sequence genome has a window encoding:
- the SRRM2 gene encoding serine/arginine repetitive matrix protein 2 isoform X6 — MSSGPRIQNERFVVFSLKCERWCPPGHGAMYNGIGLPTPRGSGTNGYVQRNLSLVRGRRGERPDYKGEEELRRLEAALVKRPNPDILDHERKRRVELRCLELEEMMEEQGYEEQQIQEKVATFRLMLLEKDVNPGGKEETPGQRPAVTETHQLAELNEKKNERLRAAFGISDSYVDGSSFDPQRRAREAKQPAPEPPKPYSLVRESSSSRSPTPKQKKKKKKKDRGRRSESSSPRRERKKSSKKKKHRSESESKKRKHRSPTPKSKRKSKDKKRKRSRSTTPAPKSRRAHRSTSADSASSSDTSRSRSRSAAAKTHTITLTGRSPSPVSGRRGEGDAPSKEQGTTNTGQPSSPEPSTKQPSSPHEDKDKDKEKSAIRPSPSPERSSTGPEPPAPTPLLAEQHGGSPQPLSTTTLSQEPVNPPSEASPTRGRSPPKSPEKPPQSSSESCPPSPQPTKVSRHASSSPESPKPAPAPGSRREISSSPASKSRSHGRAKRDKSHSHTPSRRVGRSRSPTTTKRGRSRSRTPTKRGHSRSRSPQWRRSRSAQRWGRSRSPQRRGRSRSPQRPGWSRSRNTQRRGRSRSARRGRSHSRSPAARGRSRSRTPARRARSRSRTPARRRSRSRTPARRRSRSRTPARRGRSRSRTPARRRSRTRSPVRRRSRSRSPARRSGRSRSRTPARRRSRSRTPARRGRSRSRTPARRGRSRSRTPVRRGRSRSRTPARRRSRSRSLVRRGRSHSRTPQRRGRSGSSSERKNKSRASQRRSRSNSSPEMKKSRVSSRRSRSLSSPRSKAKSRLSLRRSLSGSSPCPKQKSRTPPRRSRSGSSQPKAKSRTPPRRSRSGSSPPSNQKSKTPSRQSCSSSSPQPKVKSGTPPRQGSVTSPQANEQSATPQIQSRSESSPDPEVKSMTPSRHSCSGSSPPRVKSSTPPRGCRSGSSSPQPKVKAVMSPVQSHSGSSSPSPSRVTSKTPPRQSRSESPCSKMESRLLQRHSRSRSSSPDTKVKPGTPPRQSHSGSTSPCPKVKPHTPSGHSLCGSKSPCSQEKSKDLPAQSSGSFSLCPGVKSATPPGEMYFVSSLQQKGQSQTSPDPRSDTSSPDMKRSHPESPSLQSKSHTPLKGGRSRSSSPITELTPRSPTRPDRSELSSPRLKSGMSPEQSKSQSDSFPYPAMDSKSLLGQSRLEPSESKEKTGLLLQEDTTVSSPGPRDKSSPFPVQDKSESSPVLRETPKIPSRERGGVGSSPDTKDQSTSAKPSQDEELMEVEKSEESSNQVLSHLSSELKEMAGGNFESSPEIEERPVSLTLDQSQSQTSLEAEVPAVASTWSGPRFSPEHKELSNSSPRENSFGSPLEFRNSGPVAEMNAGFSPEVKEDLNGSFPNQLETDPFVDMKEQSTRSSRRSSSELSPDAVEKAGMSSNQSVSSPVLDAVPRTPSRERSSSASPELKDGLPRTPSRRSRSGSSPGLRDGSGTPSRHSLSGSSPGMKDIPRTPSRGRSECDSSPEPKALPQTPRPRSRSPSSPELNNKCLTPQRERSGSESSVEQKTMARTPLGQRSRSGSSQELDGKPSASPQERSESDSSPDSKAKTRVPLRERSRSGSSPEVDSKARPSPRRSRSGSSPEVKDKLRVAPRAQSGSDSSPEPKAPALRALPRRSRSGSSSKGRGPSPDGSSSSESSPEHPPKSRTARRSSRSSPEPKTKSRTPPRRRSSRSSPELTRKARLSRRSRSASSSPETRSRTPPRRRRSPSVSSPEPAEKSRSSRRRRSASSPRAKTTSRRGRSPSPKPRGLQRSRSRSRREKTRTTRRRDRSGSSQSTSRRRQRSRSRSRVTRRRRGGSGYHSRSPARQESSRTSSRRRRGRSRTPPASRKRSRSRTSPAPWKRSRSRASPATHRRSRSRTPLVSRRRSRSRTSPVSRRRSRSRTSVTRRRSRSRASPVSRRRSRSRTPPVTRRRSRSRTPTRRRSRSRTPPVTRRRSRSRTPPVTRRRSRSRTSPIARRRSRSRTSPVTRRRSRSRTSPVTRRRSRSRTSPVTRRRSRSRTPPAIRRRSRSRTPLLPRKRSRSRSPLAIRRRSRSRTPRTTRGKRSLTRSPPAIRRRSASGSSSDRSRSATPPATRNHSGSRTPPVALNSSRMSCFSRPSMSPTPLDRCRSPGMLEPLGSSRTPMSVLQQAGGSMMDGPGPRIPDHPRTSVPENHAQSRIALALTAISLGTARPPPSMSAAGLAARMSQVPAPVPLMSLRTAPAASLASRIPAASAAAMNLAGARTPAIPTAVNLADSRTPAAAAAMNLASPRTAVAPSAVNLADPRTPTAPAVNLAGARTPAALAALSLTGSGTPPTAANYPSSSRTAQAAAPANLVGPRSAHATAPVNIASSRTPPAMAPASLTSARMAPALSGANLTSPRVPLTAYERVSGRTSPPLLDRARSRTPPGGPGSRTPPSALSQSRMTSERAPSPASRMVQASSQCVLPPAQDRARSPVPSAFSDQSRALLAQTTPVAGSQSLSSGTVAKTTSSAGDHNGMLSGPVPGVSHPEGGETPASTGAQQPSALATLQPAKERRSSSSSSSSSSSSSSSSSSSSSSSSSGSSSSDSEGSSLPAQPEVALKRVPSPTPAPKEAVREGRPPEPTPAKRKRRSSSSSSSSSSSSSSSSSSSSSSSSSSSSSSSSSSSSSSTSSSPSPAKPGPQALPKPASPKKPPPGERSHTQRLAV; from the exons GTCTCCCACTCCAAAGAGCAAACGTAAATCTAAGGACAAGAAGCGGAAGCG GTCTCGTAGTACAACACCAGCCCCCAAGAGCCGCCGGGCCCACCGTTCAACGTCTGCTgactctgcttcctcttctgatACTTCCCGCAGTCG GTCTCGAAGTGCGGCAGCAAAGACCCATACAATTACCTTGACTGGGCGAAGTCCTTCCCCTGTTTCAGGGCGTCGAGGGGAGGGAGATGCACCTTCTAAGGAACAAGGTACCACCAACACAGGGCAGCCTAGCAGCCCAGAGCCATCTACAAAGCAGCCTAGCAGTCCTCATGAGGACAAAGACAAAGATAAGGAG AAATCTGCAATTCGACCTAGCCCCTCTCCGGAAAGGAGCAGCACAGGCCCAGAACCACCTGCTCCCACTCCGCTCCTTGCTGAGCAACATGGCGGCTCCCCACAACCCCTTTCAACAACCACCTTAAGTCAGGAGCCAGTGAACCCCCCATCTGAGGCTTCCCCAACCCGGGGCCGTTCACCACCTAAGTCTCCTGAGAAACCTCCCCAGTCGTCTTCAGAGAGCTGCCCACCATCCCCTCAACCTACCAAAGTTTCTCGACATGCCAGCTCTTCCCCTGAAAGTCCTAAACCTGCACCAGCTCCTGGGTCCCGCCGAGAGATTTCTTCTTCTCCCGCATCCAAGAGTCGCTCACATGGCCGAGCAAAGCGGGATAAGTCACATTCTCATACCCCTTCTCGAAGAGTGGGGAGGTCCCGTAGCCCTACCACCACTAAGAGGGGGCGATCTCGGTCTCGAACCCCTACCAAAAGAGGTCATTCTAGGTCCCGGTCCCCTCAGTGGCGTAGGTCCCGGTCTGCACAGAGGTGGGGACGGTCCAGAAGCCCCCAGCGACGTGGTCGCTCTAGGTCTCCTCAGCGACCAGGCTGGTCTAGAAGCAGAAATACCCAGAGAAGAGGCAGGTCTAGATCGGCAAGGCGAGGCAGGTCTCATTCTAGATCCCCAGCCGCTAGGGGCAGATCTCGTTCTAGAACGCCAGCCCGCCGGGCTAGATCTCGCTCTAGAACGCCTGCCAGGCGGAGATCACGATCCAGAACACCTGCCAGGCGTAGGTCCCGCTCTAGGACACCAGCCCGGAGAGGCAGGTCTCGCTCTAGGACACCTGCTAGGCGCAGATCTAGGACCCGATCGCCAGTACGACGGAGGTCTCGTAGCAGATCACCAGCCAGGAGAAGTGGCAGGTCACGCTCTAGAACTCCAGCCAGACGTCGGTCACGCTCTAGAACACCAGCCAGGAGAGGGAGGTCTCGGTCTAGGACACCGGCAAGACGAGGACGATCTCGGTCTAGGACACCCGTAAGACGAGGACGATCTCGGTCTAGGACACCAGCAAGACGAAGATCTCGTAGTAGAAGTCTAGTTAGACGAGGAAGATCTCATTCTAGAACACCACAAAGAAGAGGCAGGTCTGGTTCGTCATCAGAGCGGAAGAACAAATCCAGAGCATCGCAGAGGAGGAGCAGGTCCAACTCAAGCCCAGAAATGAAAAAATCTCGAGTTTCTTCAAGACGGAGCAGGTCTCTCTCTTCACCGCGGTCCAAAGCAAAATCTCGCTTGTCTTTGAGGCGAAGCCTTTCGGGATCCTCTCCGTGTCCTAAACAAAAGTCTCGGACACCACCAAGGCGCAGTCGCTCTGGATCATCCCAGCCGAAAGCTAAATCTAGAACACCACCAAGGCGAAGTCGTTCTGGTTCTTCTCCTCCTTCTAACCAGAAATCTAAAACACCTTCAAGACAGAGTTGTTCCAGTTCCTCTCCTCAACCTAAAGTGAAGTCTGGAACACCACCAAGGCAAGGGTCTGTAACAAGTCCCCAGGCAAATGAACAGTCTGCGACACCACAAATACAGAGCCGTTCAGAATCATCACCTGACCCTGAGGTGAAGTCTATGACCCCTTCAAGACATAGCTGCTCTGGGTCCTCTCCTCCTAGAGTGAAATCTAGCACCCCTCCAAGAGGTTGCCGCTCGGGATCGTCATCTCCACAGCCCAAAGTGAAGGCAGTAATGTCGCCAGTCCAAAGTCATTCTGGCTCCTCTTCTCCAAGTCCTAGTAGGGTAACCTCTAAAACACCGCCAAGGCAAAGCAGATCAGAGTCTCCTTGCTCCAAGATGGAATCTAGATTGTTGCAAAGACATAGCCGTTCTAGGTCCTCTTCACCAGATACCAAAGTGAAACCTGGAACACCACCAAGACAAAGTCACTCAGGGTCTACTTCACCATGCCCTAAAGTTAAGCCCCATACTCCATCAGGGCACAGTCTTTGTGGATCTAAGTCCCCATGTTCCCAAGAGAAGTCTAAAGACTTACCAGCACAAAGTTCtggatccttctctctctgtccaggAGTAAAGTCTGCCACACCACCAGGAGAAATGTATTTTGTCTCTTCTCTGCAACAGAAAGGACAATCACAGACTTCACCAGACCCTAGATCTGATACTTCAAGTCCAGACATGAAACGGAGTCACCCTGAGTCTCCGTCTCTGCAGAGCAAATCTCACACACCTCTTAAGGGTGGCCGGTCCAGGTCCTCATCTCCAATCACTGAGCTGACCCCCAGATCTCCAACAAGACCAGACAGAAGTGAATTGTCAAGTCCTAGGCTAAAATCTGGAATGTCTCCTGAGCAGAGCAAGTCTCAGTCTGACTCTTTCCCATATCCTGCCATGGACTCTAAATCTCTTTTGGGGCAGAGTAGATTGGAGCCTTCTGagtcaaaagagaaaacaggcttACTCCTTCAGGAAGATACTACTGTGTCATCTCCTGGACCAAGAGACAAATCTAGTCCTTTCCCAGTGCAGGATAAATCTGAGTCCTCACCAGTACTCAGAGAGACACCTAAAATCCCATCAAGGGAAAGAGGTGGTGTTGGGTCATCCCCAGATACAAAAGACCAAAGTACGTCAGCTAAGCCAAGCCAAGATGAGGAATTAATGGAGGTCGAGAAATCTGAAGAATCCTCAAACCAGGTCCTCTCTCATTTGTCTTCAGAACTTAAAGAAATGGCTGGAGGTAATTTTGAATCCTCACCTGAAATAGAAGAAAGACCTGTGTCTTTGACTCTTGACCAAAGCCAGTCACAGACTTCTTTGGAAGCAGAAGTCCCTGCAGTGGCCTCAACTTGGAGTGGGCCACGTTTTTCTCCAGAGCATAAAGAGCTGTCTAATTCCTCCCCGAGGGAGAATAGCTTTGGATCACCTTTAGAATTTAGAAACTCAGGCCCTGTTGCAGAAATGAATGCTGGATTTTCTCCTGAGGTTAAAGAAGATTTGAATGGATCTTTTCCTAATCAGCTGGAGACAGATCCATTTGTAGACATGAAAGAACAATCCACAAGGTCCTCCAGACGCAGCAGTTCTGAGTTATCGCCAGATGCAGTGGAAAAAGCAGGAATGTCTTCAAATCAGAGTGTTTCTTCACCAGTGCTCGATGCTGTACCCAGAACACCATCGAGGGAAAGAAGTAGCTCTGCATCTCCTGAACTGAAAGACGGTTTACCCAGAACCCCCTCAAGGAGAAGCAGGTCTGGGTCTTCTCCAGGACTTAGAGATGGGTCTGGGACTCCCTCGAGGCACAGCTTATCTGGGTCCTCTCCTGGAATGAAAGATATACCTAGAACACCGTCTAGGGGGAGAAGTGAATGTGATTCTTCTCCAGAACCAAAAGCTTTGCCCCAGACTCCTAGGCCAAGGAGTCGTTCTCCATCATCTCCAGAGCTCAACAACAAGTGTCTTACCCCCCAGAGAGAACGAAGTGGGTCAGAGTCGTCAgttgaacagaagaccatggctaGGACTCCTCTTGGACAGAGAAGTCGATCTGGGTCTTCTCAAGAACTTGATGGGAAGCCCAGTGCGTCCCCTCAAGAAAGAAGTGAATCAGACTCTTCTCCAGATTCCAAAGCGAAGACACGAGTACCACTTAGAGAAAGGAGTCGGTCTGGGTCGTCTCCAGAGGTTGATAGCAAAGCCCGACCGTCTCCTCGCCGTAGTAGGTCTGGCTCATCCCCTGAAGTTAAAGATAAGCTGAGAGTGGCACCCAGGGCACAGAGCGGTTCTGATTCTTCTCCTGAACCCAAGGCTCCTGCCCTTCGAGCTCTTCCCAGACGAAGCAGGTCAGGTTCATCAAGCAAAGGCAGAGGCCCTTCCCCTGACGGAAGCAGCAGTTCAGAGTCCTCTCCAGAACACCCACCCAAGTCCAGAACTGCTAGAAGAAGCTCTAGGTCATCACCAGAGCCCAAGACCAAGTCCCGCACTCCACCTCGCCGTCGCAGCTCTAGATCGTCTCCTGAGCTGACTAGGAAGGCCAGGCTGTCTCGTAGAAGCCGCTCTGCATCGTCCTCACCAGAGACCCGTTCTAGAACCCCCCCGAGACGTCGAAGAAGTCCTTCAGTGTCTTCCCCAGAGCCAGCTGAAAAGTCAAGATCCTCACGCCGGCGGCGCTCAGCTTCATCCCCCCGTGCTAAGACAACTTCAAGGAGAGGCCGTTCTCCTTCACCAAAGCCTCGTGGGCTTCAGCGATCCCGTTCCCgctcaaggagagagaaaaccagaaCAACTCGACGTCGAGATAGGTCTGGATCTTCTCAGTCAACTTCGCGGAGAAGACAGCGGAGCCGGTCGAGGTCTCGGGTCACTCGTCGGCGGAGGGGAGGCTCTGGTTACCACTCAAGGTCACCTGCCCGGCAGGAGAGTTCCCGAACTTCTTCCCGACGCCGAAGAGGCCGTTCTCGGACACCCCCAGCCAGTCGGAAGCGGTCCCGCTCTCGTACATCACCAGCTCCATGGAAACGCTCACGGTCTCGGGCCTCTCCAGCCACTCACCGGCGGTCCAGGTCCAGGACACCTTTGGTCAGCCGCCGTAGGTCCAGGTCTCGAACTTCACCAGTCAGTCGGAGACGATCAAGGTCCAGGACATCAGTGACTCGACGAAGATCTCGATCCAGAGCATCGCCAGTGAGTCGAAGGCGATCCAGGTCTAGAACACCACCAGTAACCCGCCGTCGTTCAAGATCCAGAACCCCAACACGCCGGCGCTCCCGTTCTAGAACTCCACCGGTGACTCGAAGAAGGTCCAGATCTAGGACTCCACCAGTGACCAGGAGGCGATCTCGAAGCAGAACTTCCCCTATCGCTCGCAGAAGATCGAGATCCAGAACGTCTCCAGTCACCCGTAGGAGATCTCGATCTCGCACATCTCCGGTAACTCGAAGGAGGTCCCGCTCTCGAACCTCTCCGGTGACACGCCGCCGATCTCGTTCCCGAACACCTCCTGCTATTCGGCGTCGCTCTAGATCTCGGACCCCATTGTTGCCACGCAAGCGTTCTCGAAGTCGCTCTCCCCTTGCTATCCGTCGCCGTTCCAGATCCCGTACTCCACGAACAACTCGGGGCAAACGGTCCTTAACGAGATCTCCTCCCGCCATCCGAAGACGTTCTGCATCTGGAAGTAGTTCTGATCGCTCACGTTCTGCTACTCCTCCGGCAACGAGAAATCATTCTGGTTCTCGGACCCCTCCGGTAGCGCTCAATAGCTCCAGAATGAGCTGTTTCAGTCGTCCTAGCATGTCACCAACTCCTCTGGACCGCTGTCGATCACCTGGAATGCTGGAACCCCTTGGCAGCTCTAGAACACCTATGTCTGTCCTGCAGCAAGCTGGTGGCTCCATGATGGATGGTCCAGGTCCCCGAATTCCTGATCACCCGAGAACATCTGTGCCAGAAAATCACGCACAGTCTAGAATCGCACTTGCCCTGACAGCCATCAGTCTTGGCACTGCTCGGCCACCTCCATCCATGTCTGCTGCTGGCCTTGCTGCAAGAATGTCCCAGGTCCCAGCTCCAGTGCCTCTCATGAGTCTCAGAACGGCCCCAGCTGCCAGTCTTGCCAGCAGGATTCCTGCAGCTTCTGCAGCAGCGATGAATCTGGCCGGTGCCAGGACACCTGCCATACCAACAGCAGTGAACCTGGCTGACTCCAGAACGCCAGCTGCAGCAGCAGCCATGAACTTGGCCAGCCCCAGAACAGCAGTGGCACCTTCTGCTGTGAACCTCGCTGACCCTCGCACCCCTACAGCCCCAGCTGTGAATCTAGCAGGAGCCAGAACCCCAGCTGCCTTGGCAGCTCTGAGTCTCACCGGCTCTGGCACTCCCCCGACCGCTGCAAACTATCCCTCCAGCTCCAGAACAGCCCAGGCTGCAGCCCCTGCAAACCTGGTGGGTCCTAGATCTGCACATGCTACAGCTCCTGTGAATATTGCCAGCTCCAGAACCCCTCCAGCCATGGCACCTGCAAGCCTCACCAGTGCTAGAATGGCTCCAGCCTTGTCTGGTGCAAACCTTACCagcccccgggtgcccctcaCTGCTTACGAACGTGTTAGTGGTAGAACCTCACCGCCACTTCTTGACCGAGCCAGATCCAGAACCCCACCAGGAGGCCCAGGCTCCAGAACCCCACCATCTGCCCTCAGCCAGTCTAGAATGACCTCTGAGCGGGCTCCCTCTCCTGCTTCTAGAATGGTCCAGGCTTCCTCCCAGTGTGTTCTTCCTCCAGCTCAGGATCGAGCTAGGTCCCCTGTGCCATCTGCTTTTTCTGACCAGTCCCGAGCTTTGCTTGCCCAGACCACCCCTGTAGCAGGGTCTCAGTCCCTCTCCTCTGGGACGGTGGCAAAGACCACATCCTCTGCTGGTGACCACAACGGCATGCTCTCTGGCCCTGTCCCTGGGGTGTCCCACCCTGAGGGTGGGGAAACACCAGCCTCCACGGGGGCCCAGCAGCCTTCTGCATTGGCCACCCTGCAGCCGGCAAAGGAGCGGCGgagttcctcctcctcctcctcatccagctcctcctcttcatcctcgTCAtcgtcctcttcctcctcctcttcctccggTTCCAGTTCTAGCGACTCGGAGGGCTCTAGCCTTCCTGCTCAACCTGAGGTAGCGCTGAAGAG ggtccccagccccaccccagcccccaaggAGGCTGTTCGAGAGGGACGTCCTCCGGAGCCGACCCCGGCCAAGCGGAAGAGGCGCTCCAGTAGCTCCAgttccagctcctcctcctcctcttcctcctcttcctcgtcttcctcctcctcttcctcctcctcctcctcctcctcctcttcctcctcctcttcctcctctacttcttcatccccctcccccgctAAGCCTGGCCCTCAGGCCTTGCCCAAACCTGCAAGCCCCAAGAAGCCACCCCCCGGCGAGCGGAG CCATACCCAGCGCCTTGCAGTCTAA